In a genomic window of Punica granatum isolate Tunisia-2019 chromosome 6, ASM765513v2, whole genome shotgun sequence:
- the LOC116210795 gene encoding lipoxygenase 6, chloroplastic, giving the protein MFAVKPLSSLQSDLSRAVFLRPPAIGIRQARVSGRQGRVNGGAVKAAISSGDKTMEAEKGKVPYSDTDSSSSSSSASPAAASSGMIELRAVLTVRKKMRQRLVDKMEDQLESFINGIGQGISLRLVSEEVDPVTKSGKSVESTVRGWLPQQSEHPYIAEYAADFSVPGDFGCPGAVLVTNLHGKEFHLSEIVIHGFSEGPVYFSTNTWIHARKDNPESRIIFRNQAYLPSETPPGLKDLRHEDLLGIRGNGKGERKAHERIYDYAPYNDLGNPDKDDELARPVLGCDDRPYPRRCRTGRPPMRTDPLSESRIEKPNPVYVPRDETFEEIKQNTFAAGRMKALLHNLVPSIAASLSSSDIPFKCFSEIDRLYINGLILKEGDQMEAAANLLIPNVMKEVLTVGQKLLKYEVPAIISRDRFAWLRDNEFARQALAGVNPVSIELLKEFPIVSKLDPAIYGRPESALTRELIEKEIDGMSVEKAIEEKRLFIIDYHDMLLPFIDKINSLPNRKAYASRTLFFYNQSAFLRPIAIELTLPATPTSPQNKRVYTHGHDSTSHWIWKQAKAHVCSVDAGVHQLVNHWLRTHASMEPYIIATYRQLSSMHPIYKLLHPHMRYTLEINALARQSLINGGGIIEACFSPGRYAMELSSAAYKSMWRFDMEALPADLIRRGMAVEDPSMPHGLKLVIEDYPYAADGLLIWSAIKDWVESYVAHFYPDPNSTASDVELQSWWDEIKNKGHQDKRNEPWWPGLATKEDLCKILTTIIWVASGQHAAINFGQYPFGGYVPNRPTMMRRLIPQEDEPEYQKFILNPQATFLSSLPTQLQATKVMAVQDTLSTHSPDEEYLGEASQLQRNWINDQEVLEMFKKFSARLEEIEMVINERNSDPQLKNRSGAGIPPYELLLPSSGPGVTGRGIPNSISI; this is encoded by the exons ATGTTTGCAGTCAAGCCACTCTCCTCCTTGCAGTCAGACCTCTCCCGGGCCGTCTTCCTGAGGCCACCGGCCATCGGGATCCGGCAGGCCCGAGTATCAGGTCGGCAGGGGAGGGTCAATGGTGGTGCGGTAAAGGCGGCAATCAGCAGCGGGGACAAGACCATGGAGGCTGAGAAGGGGAAGGTCCCATACTCGGACAccgattcttcttcttcttcttcttctgcttctcCTGCTGCTGCTTCATCGGGGATGATCGAGTTAAGGGCAGTGCTTACTGttaggaagaagatgaggcagAGGCTAGTGGACAAGATGGAGGATCAGTTGGAGTCCTTCATAAATGGGATCGGTCAGGGGATCTCGCTTCGGCTTGTAAGTGAGGAGGTTGATCCTG TTACAAAGTCGGGAAAGAGTGTGGAATCCACCGTAAGAGGGTGGCTACCGCAGCAATCTGAGCATCCGTACATAGCAGAATATGCAGCGGATTTTTCTGTCCCTGGAGACTTCGGGTGTCCCGGGGCTGTTCTTGTCACCAATCTTCACGGGAAGGAGTTCCACCTATCGGAGATTGTCATTCACGGGTTCAGTGAGGGTCCCGTCTACTTCTCTACTAACACTTGGATCCATGCTCGTAAAGATAAtcccgagagtcgaattatcTTCAGGAATCAA GCCTACTTGCCATCAGAAACACCGCCGGGGCTTAAAGATCTCCGGCACGAGGACTTGCTGGGCATTCGTGGAAATGGGAAAGGTGAGAGGAAGGCACATGAAAGAATATACGATTATGCGCCCTATAACGACTTGGGCAATCCCGATAAGGACGATGAGCTTGCAAGGCCAGTATTGGGATGTGATGACAGACCTTATCCCCGAAGATGTCGAACTGGTCGACCCCCAATGAGAACTG ACCCTCTTTCGGAGAGCAGAATTGAGAAGCCTAATCCTGTATACGTGCCTCGGGATGAAACCTTCGAGGAGATCAAACAGAACACTTTTGCTGCCGGAAGAATGAAGGCTCTGCTCCATAACCTTGTACCTTCCATCGCCGCCTCCTTGTCGAGCTCAGACATACCCTTCAAGTGCTTCTCGGAGATCGATAGGCTCTACATTAATGGTCTTATCTTGAAAGAGGGAGACCAGATGGAAGCTGCGGCAAATCTGTTAATTCCCAATGTGATGAAGGAGGTCTTGACTGTTGGCCAGAAGTTACTGAAGTACGAAGTCCCGGCAATCATATCCA GGGATAGATTTGCGTGGTTGCGGGACAATGAGTTCGCTCGCCAAGCCTTGGCAGGGGTGAATCCTGTTAGCATCGAGCTTCTTAAG GAATTTCCTATTGTCAGCAAACTGGACCCGGCCATCTATGGTCGACCAGAGTCAGCACTCACAAGGGAACTGATCGAGAAAGAAATTGACGGCATGAGCGTAGAAAAG GCTATAGAGGAGAAAAGACTGTTCATTATTGATTACCATGACATGCTTCTGCCATTTATCGACAAGATCAACTCCTTGCCGAACCGGAAAGCTTACGCCTCCAGAACCCTTTTTTTCTATAACCAATCTGCCTTTCTGAGGCCCATAGCAATTGAGCTCACCCTTCCTGCAACACCGACTTCGCCTCAGAATAAACGGGTCTATACTCATGGGCATGATTCCACGTCTCATTGGATATGGAAGCAGGCCAAAGCCCACGTCTGCTCTGTCGATGCTGGAGTTCATCAACTTGTAAACCACTG GTTGAGGACTCATGCTTCGATGGAACCATACATCATTGCCACTTACAGGCAGCTCAGCTCGATGCATCCAATTTATAAGCTCCTTCACCCTCACATGCGATACACATTAGAGATCAACGCGCTCGCTCGGCAGAGCTTGATTAATGGAGGAGGGATCATAGAGGCCTGTTTCAGTCCAGGGAGGTATGCCATGGAGCTGAGCTCTGCAGCATACAAGAGCATGTGGAGATTCGATATGGAGGCATTACCGGCAGATCTCATTCGGAG GGGAATGGCGGTGGAAGACCCTTCAATGCCCCATGGGCTGAAGCTTGTGATCGAGGACTACCCTTATGCTGCTGATGGTCTCCTCATATGGTCTGCCATCAAAGACTGGGTCGAGTCCTATGTGGCCCACTTCTACCCGGACCCGAACTCCACTGCCTCAGATGTGGAGCTCCAGTCCTGGTGGGATGAGATCAAGAACAAGGGCCACCAGGACAAGCGGAACGAGCCCTGGTGGCCCGGTCTAGCCACCAAGGAGGACCTCTGCAAGATCCTGACCACGATCATCTGGGTGGCCTCGGGCCAGCATGCCGCCATAAACTTCGGACAGTACCCTTTTGGAGGGTACGTGCCCAACAGGCCGACCATGATGAGGAGGCTCATCCCTCAGGAGGACGAGCCCGAGTACCAGAAGTTCATCCTCAACCCGCAGGCGACTTTCCTGTCCTCCCTCCCAACCCAACTCCAGGCCACGAAGGTTATGGCCGTTCAGGACACGCTATCCACCCACTCTCCCGATGAGGAGTACCTTGGCGAGGCGAGTCAGCTGCAGAGGAACTGGATCAACGACCAGGAAGTCCTCGAGATGTTCAAGAAGTTCTCCGCGAGGCTGGAGGAGATAGAGATGGTGATCAACGAGAGGAACAGCGATCCCCAGCTGAAGAACAGAAGTGGAGCAGGGATACCGCCCTATGAGCTCTTGCTTCCATCATCGGGACCCGGTGTGACGGGCCGAGGTATCCCCAACAGCATATCGATTTAA